Sequence from the Chthoniobacterales bacterium genome:
CCATCCCGAATCTCACGGCGGTCAAACCGCTCGGCGCGTTCTACATGCTCGTCAACATTTCGAAGTTCGGTCTCAGCTCGACCAACTTCGCCGACCGCTTGCTCAGCAAAGCGGAGGTCGCCGTCGTCCCGGGCGTCGCCTTTGGCGACGACCAGACCGTGCGCCTCAGCTACGCGACCGACCTCGAGACCATCAAGACGGGGTTGGATCGCATCGAGCAGTTCTGCCGGACGATCTGAGTCCCTCGCAAAGTTTACCCACAACGGGCGGCCTCCTGGTCGCCCGTTTTGCTTCGGATCGGATCCGCCGTCTGCGAATCGGCGTCCAAGGCCAACCACGTCAGGATGATTTTTTGGCTGCCGCCGGCTTGATCTCCACAATGCACGTGCGCATGGGTTCGCCGCATTTGCTGCACACGCCTTCCATTTTGCTCGTGGTCAGGTATTGCGTGGCCGTCTTCGCACACATCGGACACGGATTGTTCCAGTGCTTGTGCGGCATCTGATAGACTCCCGGCTTGCCGCCGGGACTTGCTGAAGCCACCCACATCCAGCCGCAGCTGTGGCACATAGCGGCCGAGCGCTTCTGGCCGCTCACCATGGGTTGTTGCGATGTGACGCAGCCGGCCACCAGCGTCGCGGTAAGCGACAGGATAAGTAATGTCTGTTTCATACGAAATGTGACTTTACCCCTCTCGCTTACGCGCGCCATGGGGGCTCTGCCCCACCCGTGCTCACACGCGTGCGGAGCGCACCGACAACGACTGTTAAACGTTGAAACGGAACTCGATGACGTCGCCGTCCTGCACGACGTATTCTTTTCCTTCGATGCGGAGTTTGCCGGCTTCGCGGGCTTTGGCGTGGGAACCGAGTTTGACGAGGTCGTCGAAAGCGATGGTTTCCGCCGCGATAAAGCCGCGCTCGAAATCGCTGTGGATGACTCCGGCGGCCGCGGGGGCTTTGTCGCCGGCGCGAATGGTCCATGCGCGGGTTTCCTTCGGTCCGGTGGTGAGATAGGTGCGCAGCCCGAGAAGCGAATAGACTTTGCGGATGAGTTCACCGACGCCGCTTTCCTCGAGTCCGAGGCTTTGCAGATAGTCTTTCGCCTCTTCCGCCGAGAGATCGACGAGTTCGCTCTCGATCTGCGCGCTGATGACGCATGCCTCGGTGCCCATGTGCTCGGCGGCGTATTTGCGCACCGCGGCGACGTGCTTTCCGGCGGGGGAATCGGGCGAAAGATTGGCCAAGTCGCCTTCCTGCACGTTGCAGGCGAAGATGACGGGTTTGGAGCTGAGGAGAAAAAATCCCTTGAGCAGGGCGCGTTCCTCAGGAGCGAGTTCGAGGGTGATGGCCGGTTTTCCCGCGTTGAGGTGGGGAAGAACTTTTTCCATCAGCGCCAGCTCGGCTTTGGCCTGTGCGTCGCCTCCGCGCGCGTTTTTTGCCGTTTTGTCTTTGCGTTTCTCGAGCGAAGCGATGTCGGCGAGGATCAGTTCCGTGTTGATCACCTCGATGTCGCGCACGGGATCCATCGCGCCGGCAACATGGTGGATATCCTCGTTTTCGAAACAGCGCACGACTTGCACGATGGCATCGACCTCGCGGATGTGGCTTAGGAATTGGTTGCCGAGGCCTTCGCCTTGGCTGGCGCCTTTGACCAAGCCCGCGATATCGACGAACTCGATGGCCGTCGGAAGGATTTTTTCCGACTTGGAGAGCGCGGCGAGCGCGTCGAGACGTTTGTCCGGCACGGTGACGATGCCGACATTGGGCTCGATGGTGCAGAACGGGAAATTGGCCGCCTGCGCCTTGCGTGTGCGCGTGATGGCGTTGAAGAGGGTGGACTTGCCGACATTGGGCAACCCGACGATTCCGGCTTTGAGCATGGTCGCGCGAAGCTAGCGGCGCGCCGTCCTCGATGAAAGAAGATTGAAGAATCCCGCGCCGGGGCGGAACAATGCCGCATGGCCGATCTCGCCAAAGTCGTCGCGTATGCCAACCGCTATCTTCGCGTGGCCGAGGTCGAGGATTATCCCGGTGCGCACAACGGTCTGCAGGTGGAAAACAGCGGGAACGTGAAGCGTGTGCTGGCCGCGGTGGATTCCGGTTTGCCGGCGCTCGAAAAGGCCGCCTCATCCGGAACGGGGTCGCTACTCGTCGTGCATCACGGGTTGTTTTGGTCCGGCGTCCAGCCAGTGACCGGCGTTTTCCGCCGCAAGCTCGAGGTGATGCGCGAAGCGGATATGGCCCTCTATTCGGTCCACCTGCCGCTCGATGCTCACAATGCCGTCGGCAACAATGTGCTTCTTGCGAAGGCGCTCGGTTTGCGCGGATTGAAAATATTCCTCGGTTTCGGACGGGCGGGAGCGTTTTCCGGTTCGCTCGATTTGCTGGTGCGGAACGTGCACAAAGCGACGGGCCGCGAGCCCATGGTTTGCGCCGCAGGCCCTGCCAAACCGCGCAAAGTCGGGGTGATCACCGGGGGCGCGGGCGATATGGTGGACAAGGCCGCTGCGGCGGGGATCGACACATTCATCACGGGCGAGGGGCCGCAATGGAGCTGGGTGCGCGCGGAGGAGCTCGGGATCAACGTGATCTATGCCGGGCACTACGCGACGGAGACGTTCGGCGTGAAATCGTTGGCGGGACATCTGGCGGAAAAGTTCCGCGTGCCGTGCAAGTTTGTCGATCATCCGGTGCCCCTGTGATCCCGCGGAAATTTTTCACGCAGTCGCCGGTCGAGTGCGCACGGGCTCTGGTGGGTTGCGAGCTGGTTTGGGGGGCGTGCAGCGGGATTGTCGTCGAATGCGAAGCCTATGCCGCCACGGGCGATCCGGCGTGCCATACATTCACGCGTCCTTCGGCCCGTGAATTTGTTGCACGCCATCGCGCGGGGACGGCTTACGTGTATTTCAACTACGGCATGCATTGGATGTTCAACGTCCTGACCAAGGGCGAGGAGGAGGGATTTGTCCTCATTCGTGCGATCGAGCCGCGACGCGGTCTGCGCACCATGCAAAAGCGGCGCGGCGGAAAAACCGGGCGCGAGTTGACCGGCGGGCCGGCGCGTCTTGCGTCCGCGTTGGGCGTGACGGGCAGGCATCACGGGACGGACCTTTGCGCGATTTCGTCGCGGTGTTTCCGTCGCGGCGGGGAATTGGAGATCGTGGCCGATGGGCGTATCGGGATCTCGCGGGCCGCGGAGTTGCCTTGGCGGTTTTCGGCTCGGGACAATCCCTATGTAAGTGTCCCTCCCGGCAGAAAAAAACCAAGCCGCGGAGGTTAATCCACGGCTTGGTCGGAAAAAGGGTTATTCCCCCCTTGTAAGGCCGCTTACTTGCTGTAGCTGGCGGGAGCCGGAGCCGGCTTCGGTTTGCTGGCGCAGGCGCCGAGGCTGAGCGAAGCGGTCGCAACGGCGACGATGGCGATCACTTTGACGATGTTCATTCTTGGATTCACCCCCTTCTTTGCGGGTTTGCAGACTATGACTGTGCCATAGCGGGTGCGCGGGACAACGAAAATCATCCCCGCGGGGCGGGGTTTTTGCTTACCGGGGTCGGGAAACCGGAGGAACAATGCGAACCAATGACCCCTTGCGCACGAGGCGGTAAAGCTTGGCCATGTCCAGGTTGCGAAGGCGGACACAGCCGTGGCTGGCAGGACGCCCGATGAGGTGTTCCTGGTTTGTTCCGTGGATGTAGATGTAGCGCGCGAGGCTGTTGGCGTTGCTTTTTTCCAGTCCGTCGAGGGTCAGGATGCGTGTGAGCACGAGGTCGTCCTTGCCGCCGGGCTTGGCGCGCCGACCCGTGTTTTTGCGTGCGCGGAAAATTGTCCAGAGCGGTGCGGTGCCCCCGATTTTGCGAGCAATGCGGAATCGCCCCGTGGGTGTTTTCAGGCTTCCTTCCTTGTTCCCGAGGCCGAATTTCGACGTGGAAACGGAGAACGTCGCCACGGTTTTTCGTCCTTCGATCACCCGCAAGGTTTGCGTGCCCACATTGACGACGAGCGCGCGCGGTGACGGTGGCTGAGCTTTCTTGTTCGCCTCGCGGCGCCGGGGTGATAATTTCTCCATTTTCCTATGGGCAGGAACTATCATGTGGCTATCGCCGGTGCAACCGGCGCGGTGGGTGTCGAAATGATGCGGGTGTTGGAGCGCCGCAATTTT
This genomic interval carries:
- a CDS encoding aspartate aminotransferase, translating into IPNLTAVKPLGAFYMLVNISKFGLSSTNFADRLLSKAEVAVVPGVAFGDDQTVRLSYATDLETIKTGLDRIEQFCRTI
- a CDS encoding L,D-transpeptidase gives rise to the protein MEKLSPRRREANKKAQPPSPRALVVNVGTQTLRVIEGRKTVATFSVSTSKFGLGNKEGSLKTPTGRFRIARKIGGTAPLWTIFRARKNTGRRAKPGGKDDLVLTRILTLDGLEKSNANSLARYIYIHGTNQEHLIGRPASHGCVRLRNLDMAKLYRLVRKGSLVRIVPPVSRPR
- a CDS encoding Nif3-like dinuclear metal center hexameric protein, which gives rise to MADLAKVVAYANRYLRVAEVEDYPGAHNGLQVENSGNVKRVLAAVDSGLPALEKAASSGTGSLLVVHHGLFWSGVQPVTGVFRRKLEVMREADMALYSVHLPLDAHNAVGNNVLLAKALGLRGLKIFLGFGRAGAFSGSLDLLVRNVHKATGREPMVCAAGPAKPRKVGVITGGAGDMVDKAAAAGIDTFITGEGPQWSWVRAEELGINVIYAGHYATETFGVKSLAGHLAEKFRVPCKFVDHPVPL
- the ychF gene encoding redox-regulated ATPase YchF: MLKAGIVGLPNVGKSTLFNAITRTRKAQAANFPFCTIEPNVGIVTVPDKRLDALAALSKSEKILPTAIEFVDIAGLVKGASQGEGLGNQFLSHIREVDAIVQVVRCFENEDIHHVAGAMDPVRDIEVINTELILADIASLEKRKDKTAKNARGGDAQAKAELALMEKVLPHLNAGKPAITLELAPEERALLKGFFLLSSKPVIFACNVQEGDLANLSPDSPAGKHVAAVRKYAAEHMGTEACVISAQIESELVDLSAEEAKDYLQSLGLEESGVGELIRKVYSLLGLRTYLTTGPKETRAWTIRAGDKAPAAAGVIHSDFERGFIAAETIAFDDLVKLGSHAKAREAGKLRIEGKEYVVQDGDVIEFRFNV
- a CDS encoding DNA-3-methyladenine glycosylase → MELGARGGARDQRDLCRALRDGDVRREIVGGTSGGKVPRAVQVCRSSGAPVIPRKFFTQSPVECARALVGCELVWGACSGIVVECEAYAATGDPACHTFTRPSAREFVARHRAGTAYVYFNYGMHWMFNVLTKGEEEGFVLIRAIEPRRGLRTMQKRRGGKTGRELTGGPARLASALGVTGRHHGTDLCAISSRCFRRGGELEIVADGRIGISRAAELPWRFSARDNPYVSVPPGRKKPSRGG